One window of Amaranthus tricolor cultivar Red isolate AtriRed21 chromosome 13, ASM2621246v1, whole genome shotgun sequence genomic DNA carries:
- the LOC130798748 gene encoding uncharacterized protein LOC130798748 encodes MKFPSRLKVKFYGVAIRTAMLYGTKCWPVKKTFEHKMEATKMRMVRWMCGNTMMDRISYQEFKKKLGVAPLSEKMRENRLRWFEYEKRKTYDALIRRSESTILEGKRGEEDLGEHERNR; translated from the coding sequence ATGAAGTTTCCTAGTagattaaaagttaaattttacGGAGTTGCTATTAGGACTGCTATGTTGTATGGGACGAAATGTTGGCCAGTGAAAAAGAcgtttgaacataagatggaagctACAAAAATGCGTATGGTGAGGTGGATGTGCGGCAATACAATGATGGATAGAATAAGTTACCAGGAGTTCAAAAAGAAGTTAGGGGTTGCCCCTCTTTCTGAAAAGATGCGTGAAAataggttgagatggtttgagTATGAGAAGAGAAAGACTTATGATGCCCTCATAAGAAGGAGTGAAAGCACCATATTGGAGGGTAAGAGAggcgaggaagacctaggagaacatgAGAGGAACAGATAA
- the LOC130798402 gene encoding uncharacterized protein LOC130798402: MASTACFMIVSRTDIPIYEAELGSALKKEDDAHQHQFILHAALDIVQDLAWTTSAMFLKSIDRFNDLVVFVYVTAGHTRFMLLHDSRNEDGVKSFFQEVHELYIKILLNPLYLPGSRIASSHFDTKVRALARKYL; this comes from the exons ATGGCGAGTACGGCTTGTTTTATGATCGTTAGTCGAACTGACATTCCTATTTACGAAGCTGAATTGGGTTCTGCGTTGAAA AAAGAAGATGATGCACATCAACACCAGTTTATACTACATGCAGCATTAGACATAGTCCAGGACCTTGCATGGACAACCAGTGCCAT GTTTCTCAAATCGATAGACCGATTCAATGATCTAGTGGTTTTCGTATATGTTACTGCGGGT CATACACGATTCATGCTTCTTCATGACTCCCGTAATGAGGATGGTGTGAAAAGTTTCTTTCAGGAGGTGCATGAGCTGTATATCAAG ATTCTGTTGAATCCCCTGTATCTACCTGGCTCTCGCATTGCGTCATCACATTTTGATACGAAAGTCCGAGCTCTAGCAAGAAAGTATCTGTGA
- the LOC130798403 gene encoding cytochrome P450 78A5-like, with amino-acid sequence MSVENLAFSFSVLPTISVLSLPILLSSIFFISIFTFLLYPGGLAWAVSLFKASNGRPASAIPGPAGLPLVGLGFAFTSENTHRVLAKIANRLNAMPLMAFSVGLTRYIIASQPEIAKEILNSSEFADRPIKESAYELLFNRAMGFAPFGDYWRNLRRISATYLFSPRRISSFGVFREEIGLKMVEQVNNLMGKNGNVEIKNILHFGSLNNVMMSVFGKGYDFFDVNGNEKEGEELEGLVKEGYELLGIFNWGDHFAPLKWLDLQGVRSRSKTLVEKVNVFVGKIIDEHRMARKENDGVVKGEIDSSKDFVDVLLDLDDGENKLDDSDMIALLWEMIFRGTDTVAILLEWILARMVIHPDIQAKAQAEIDSVIGSNNPVTDSDLPKLPYLQAIIKETLRVHPPGPLLSWARLSIHDTYVGPHFIPAGTTAIVNMWAITHDDKIWPNANEFNPERFMEEDVPIMGSELRLAPFGAGRRVCPGKAMGMATVQLWLAQMLQNFKWVPSDQGVDLTECLKLSMEMKKSLVCKAVPRIVA; translated from the exons atgtcTGTTGAAAATTTAGCTTTCTCCTTCTCTGTTTTACCAACTATTTCTGTTCTTTCACTACCCATTTTATTGTCTtccatttttttcatttccatttttACTTTCTTGCTTTACCCAGGTGGGTTAGCATGGGCTGTTTCACTTTTCAAGGCCTCTAATGGCAGGCCCGCTTCCGCCATTCCTGGCCCAGCGGGCCTTCCTTTGGTGGGTCTTGGGTTTGCTTTCACTTCTGAGAATACCCACAGAGTTTTGGCTAAGATAGCTAATAGACTCAATGCTATGCCATTAATGGCGTTTTCTGTTGGGTTGACTCGGTATATCATAGCGAGTCAGCCTGAGATTGCGAAAGAGATTTTAAACAGTTCTGAGTTTGCTGATCGTCCTATTAAAGAGTCTGCATATGAGTTGCTTTTTAATAGGGCTATGGGTTTTGCTCCTTTTGGGGATTATTGGAGGAATTTGAGAAGAATTTCTGCCACTTATCTTTTTAGCCCTAGAAGAATTTCATCTTTTGGGGTTTTTAGGGAGGAAATTGGGTTAAAAATGGTGGAACAAGTTAATAATTTGATGGGCAAAAATGGGAATGTTgagataaaaaatattttacattttgGGTCTTTAAACAATGTTATGATGAGTGTTTTTGGGAAAGGGTATGATTTCTTTGATGTGAATGGGAATGAAAAGGAAGGTGAGGAACTTGAAGGGTTAGTTAAAGAAGGGTATGAATTACTTGGTATCTTCAATTGGGGTGACCATTTTGCCCCACTAAAATGGTTAGATTTACAAGGGGTTAGAAGTAGGAGTAAAACCCTAGTTGAGAAAGTGAATGTCTTTGTTGGGAAGATCATAGATGAGCATAGGATGGCTAGGAAGGAAAATGATGGTGTTGTTAAAGGTGAAATTGATTCTTCTAAGGATTTTGTTGATGTGCTTCTTGATTTGGATGATGGGGAGAATAAACTTGATGACTCTGATATGATTGCTCTTCTTTGG GAAATGATATTTAGAGGAACTGATACAGTAGCCATTCTCCTAGAATGGATTCTTGCAAGGATGGTCATACACCCAGACATTCAAGCCAAAGCACAAGCTGAAATCGACTCGGTAATCGGATCCAACAACCCAGTTACCGATTCGGACCTCCCAAAACTTCCTTACCTCCAAGCCATCATCAAAGAAACCCTCCGGGTCCACCCACCGGGCCCACTTCTATCATGGGCACGTCTCTCAATCCACGATACCTATGTCGGCCCTCATTTCATCCCAGCCGGAACTACAGCCATAGTTAACATGTGGGCCATAACCCACGACGACAAGATCTGGCCCAATGCCAATGAGTTCAACCCGGAAAGATTCATGGAAGAAGATGTTCCTATCATGGGTTCGGAGCTCCGCCTCGCTCCGTTTGGGGCGGGCAGGAGGGTTTGCCCGGGTAAGGCAATGGGCATGGCAACAGTTCAACTATGGTTAGCCCAAATGTTGCAGAATTTCAAGTGGGTCCCTTCTGATCAAGGTGTTGACTTAACTGAGTGCCTTAAGCTTTCTATGGAGATGAAAAAGTCTTTGGTTTGTAAGGCTGTTCCTAGGATTGTTGCTTAA